The following are from one region of the Achromobacter xylosoxidans genome:
- a CDS encoding carboxymuconolactone decarboxylase family protein, translated as MSTARLNAYTASPKAMKAMIALNDFVEGCGLEHSLLELVKMRASQINGCAYCLHMHSTDARKQGESEMRLYLLDAWRESSLYSERERAALAWTEALTRLADTRAPDADYAEMARHFSEEEQVNLTVAINMINSWNRIAVGFRSQHPKQ; from the coding sequence ATGAGCACCGCCCGCCTGAACGCCTACACCGCCTCGCCCAAGGCCATGAAGGCCATGATCGCCCTGAACGACTTTGTCGAGGGCTGCGGCCTGGAACACAGCCTGCTTGAACTGGTGAAGATGCGCGCTTCGCAGATCAACGGCTGCGCCTACTGCCTGCACATGCATTCCACCGATGCCCGCAAGCAGGGCGAGAGCGAAATGCGCCTGTACCTGCTGGATGCCTGGCGCGAATCCTCGCTGTACAGCGAACGCGAGCGCGCCGCGCTGGCGTGGACGGAGGCGTTGACCCGGCTTGCCGACACCCGCGCGCCGGACGCCGACTATGCCGAAATGGCCAGGCATTTCAGCGAGGAAGAGCAGGTCAACCTGACGGTCGCCATCAACATGATCAACAGCTGGAACCGCATCGCCGTCGGGTTCCGCTCGCAGCATCCCAAGCAGTGA
- a CDS encoding OsmC family protein: MKGEHRYNVTVDWTGNTGSGTSSYAAYSRDHLIRAAGKPDVPGSSDPAFRGDPARWNPEDMLVASLSACHKLWYLHFCAVEGVTVEAYRDEAEGVMVEDRQRGGAFSAVTLRPEVTIRAGDDAALAAELHERAHHFCFIANSVNFPVRCEPRIVHAA, translated from the coding sequence ATGAAAGGCGAACACCGTTACAACGTCACCGTCGACTGGACCGGCAACACCGGCTCGGGCACGTCCAGCTACGCGGCCTATTCCCGCGACCACCTGATCCGAGCGGCGGGCAAGCCCGATGTGCCGGGATCGTCCGACCCGGCCTTTCGCGGCGATCCCGCGCGCTGGAATCCCGAGGACATGCTGGTGGCGTCGCTGTCCGCGTGCCACAAGCTCTGGTATCTGCACTTCTGCGCGGTCGAAGGGGTGACGGTGGAGGCCTACCGCGACGAGGCCGAAGGCGTCATGGTCGAGGACCGCCAGCGCGGCGGCGCCTTCAGCGCCGTCACCCTGCGTCCCGAAGTGACCATCCGTGCTGGCGACGACGCGGCGCTGGCGGCCGAACTGCACGAGCGCGCGCACCATTTCTGCTTCATCGCCAATTCGGTCAACTTCCCGGTGCGTTGCGAGCCGCGCATCGTGCACGCTGCCTGA
- a CDS encoding DUF3820 family protein produces MDPELLSLLVTRTMPFGKYQGRLIADLPGPYLAWFARKGFPPGELGRLLALMHELDHNGLSSLLAPLRQSAPRK; encoded by the coding sequence ATGGATCCCGAGCTGCTGTCGCTGCTGGTCACGCGCACCATGCCTTTCGGCAAGTACCAGGGGCGCCTGATCGCCGACCTGCCCGGACCATATCTGGCCTGGTTCGCGCGCAAGGGCTTTCCGCCGGGCGAGCTGGGGCGCCTGCTGGCCTTGATGCACGAGCTGGACCACAACGGACTTTCGTCATTGCTGGCGCCGCTGCGCCAATCCGCGCCGAGGAAGTAG
- a CDS encoding sigma-70 family RNA polymerase sigma factor: protein MSASAIPGAVADFEPHRKHLQGLAYRMLGSWAEAEDIVQDAWLRWRDADRAQVETPRAFLSRTVTRLCLDQLKSARVRREEYVGPWLPEPLPDAGSYEAPGAGEIAHDLSVALMLALERLSALERAAFLLHDVFDIPFAEIAATLGRNEAACRQLAARARSRVRDARPRFAVTEREGARIADAFWQASRAGDVDALRSLLAQDAVLHADGGGKKLAVFRPILGSDKIARFFAGLAKKPSGQFLDAVVTQLNGMPGVLATELDGLPRSTTLEVRDGRIAAIYIVRNPDKLRHVAALAPQPAAPQDDSAPH from the coding sequence ATGAGCGCGTCCGCCATTCCCGGTGCCGTGGCCGATTTCGAGCCCCATCGCAAGCACCTGCAGGGCCTGGCTTACCGCATGCTGGGGTCATGGGCAGAGGCCGAGGACATCGTGCAGGACGCCTGGCTGCGCTGGCGCGACGCGGACCGCGCTCAAGTCGAGACGCCGCGCGCCTTCCTCTCGCGCACCGTCACGCGGTTGTGCCTGGACCAGCTGAAGTCGGCGCGCGTGCGGCGCGAGGAGTACGTGGGGCCATGGCTGCCGGAACCCTTGCCTGATGCGGGCAGTTATGAGGCGCCGGGGGCGGGGGAGATTGCGCACGATCTGTCGGTGGCGCTGATGCTGGCGCTGGAGCGCCTGTCCGCGCTGGAACGGGCCGCTTTCCTGCTGCACGATGTGTTCGACATACCGTTCGCGGAGATTGCGGCGACGCTGGGCCGCAACGAGGCGGCCTGCCGGCAGTTGGCCGCGCGGGCGCGCAGCCGCGTGCGCGATGCGCGTCCGCGGTTCGCGGTGACGGAACGGGAAGGCGCGCGCATCGCCGATGCATTCTGGCAGGCGTCGCGCGCGGGCGATGTGGACGCCCTGCGCAGCCTGCTGGCGCAGGACGCCGTGCTGCATGCCGACGGCGGCGGCAAGAAGCTGGCCGTGTTCAGACCCATCCTGGGCAGCGACAAGATCGCGCGCTTTTTCGCCGGCCTGGCGAAAAAACCCAGCGGCCAGTTCCTGGACGCCGTGGTGACCCAATTGAACGGCATGCCGGGCGTGCTGGCGACCGAACTGGACGGCCTGCCGCGGTCCACCACGCTGGAGGTGCGCGACGGCAGGATCGCCGCCATCTATATCGTGCGCAACCCTGATAAGCTGCGCCATGTCGCGGCGCTGGCGCCGCAGCCGGCCGCGCCCCAGGATGATTCCGCACCTCACTGA
- a CDS encoding zinc ribbon domain-containing protein produces the protein MPMYDYACGDCGEFAALVPLARWRDPAACPQCGVMCGRILGGAPAISALSSAVNRARAVNERSAHEPRSSRSGHGMNCGCCSGGKAAGKTRTTPDGAKSFAGARPWMISH, from the coding sequence ATGCCCATGTATGACTATGCCTGCGGCGATTGCGGCGAGTTTGCGGCGCTGGTGCCCCTGGCCAGGTGGCGCGATCCCGCCGCCTGCCCGCAATGCGGCGTGATGTGCGGCCGCATCCTGGGGGGAGCGCCGGCGATCTCGGCGCTGTCGTCCGCCGTGAACCGGGCGCGCGCGGTCAACGAGCGCAGCGCCCACGAACCGCGCAGCTCGCGCTCCGGCCATGGCATGAACTGCGGATGCTGTTCCGGCGGCAAGGCGGCCGGCAAGACGCGCACCACGCCGGATGGGGCGAAATCGTTCGCGGGCGCAAGGCCCTGGATGATCAGCCACTGA
- a CDS encoding ABC transporter substrate-binding protein, producing MKTDHELLSAFAPTGALRASINLGNPILAHADPVTGQAGGVSVDLATELARRLDVQLELVVFKSAGESVNAVAAEEADVGFFAIDPLRGAQIAFTAPYVVIEGAYLVRQDSPIASMDEVDRKGQRVVVGKGSAYDLYLTRELKQAEIFRAPTSPAVVDTFMQENMEVAAGVKQQLEADAQRLGGLRLLDGHFMLIRQAMGVPKSRGDKASAYLAAFVEAMKKSGFVAEALARHKIQGAAVAPLQA from the coding sequence ATGAAGACCGACCACGAGCTGCTTTCCGCCTTCGCCCCCACCGGCGCGCTGCGCGCGTCCATCAACCTGGGCAATCCCATCCTGGCGCACGCCGACCCCGTCACCGGCCAGGCCGGCGGCGTCTCGGTCGACCTGGCCACGGAACTGGCGCGGCGCCTGGACGTCCAGCTGGAGCTGGTGGTGTTCAAGTCGGCCGGTGAATCCGTCAACGCCGTGGCTGCCGAAGAGGCCGACGTGGGCTTCTTCGCCATCGATCCGCTGCGCGGCGCGCAGATCGCCTTCACCGCGCCCTACGTGGTGATCGAAGGCGCGTACCTGGTGCGCCAGGACTCGCCCATCGCGAGCATGGACGAGGTGGACCGCAAGGGCCAGCGCGTGGTGGTCGGCAAGGGCAGCGCCTACGACCTGTACCTTACGCGGGAACTCAAGCAGGCGGAGATCTTCCGCGCGCCCACCTCGCCCGCCGTCGTCGACACCTTCATGCAGGAAAACATGGAAGTCGCCGCAGGCGTGAAGCAGCAGCTTGAAGCCGACGCGCAGCGCCTGGGCGGTCTGCGCCTGCTGGACGGCCACTTCATGCTGATCCGGCAGGCCATGGGCGTGCCCAAGAGCCGCGGCGACAAGGCCAGCGCCTACCTGGCCGCCTTCGTCGAGGCCATGAAGAAATCGGGCTTCGTCGCCGAAGCCCTGGCCCGCCACAAGATCCAGGGCGCCGCGGTGGCGCCGCTGCAAGCCTGA
- a CDS encoding cysteine hydrolase family protein, translating into MTTALIVIDVQRALFETTPAPADAEAVLARINALAERARAAGAPVIYVQHESPGSAMDHGLPGWQLDLRLQPADGDVRVRKTTPDSFLRTGLDDALTQAGATQLVVCGYASEFCVDTTVRRAAALGYPVTLAADAHTTQDKPHAPGAQIRAHHNATLSSISSFGVKIAAVPAADIVFGAATAR; encoded by the coding sequence ATGACAACCGCTTTGATCGTGATAGACGTGCAGCGCGCGCTGTTCGAGACGACTCCCGCGCCCGCCGATGCCGAGGCCGTGTTGGCGCGCATCAATGCGCTGGCCGAACGCGCCCGCGCAGCAGGCGCGCCCGTCATCTACGTGCAGCACGAAAGCCCTGGCAGCGCCATGGACCACGGCCTGCCGGGCTGGCAGCTGGACTTGCGGCTGCAACCAGCGGATGGCGACGTCCGCGTGCGCAAGACTACGCCGGACTCTTTCCTGCGCACCGGTCTTGACGATGCGCTGACTCAGGCCGGCGCCACGCAACTGGTTGTGTGCGGCTACGCCAGCGAGTTCTGCGTGGACACGACCGTGCGCCGCGCGGCGGCGCTGGGCTACCCCGTCACGCTGGCCGCCGACGCCCACACCACTCAGGACAAGCCGCATGCGCCGGGCGCGCAGATCCGCGCGCATCACAACGCGACCTTGTCGTCCATCTCCAGTTTCGGCGTGAAGATCGCCGCCGTGCCCGCGGCGGACATCGTCTTCGGCGCCGCGACGGCGCGGTGA
- a CDS encoding helix-turn-helix transcriptional regulator → MTAAHPEPDWTVSAATPAMSLAGGTLRFGRDERVQERLEPGLKLVLVLDGDLRYSVRGAAPTRVSGPALHLSVCQDAMGMEHEFGAHQSLRFVSLRTSLDHLREAFSVDPAHLAGLLCAPRAVGAYAEANMRADRKLEALGHQMLACPVQGALKRMYLSAKALELAALALGALQPAEQVAPIRGLTRADVERLQYARDLVAANLQDPPSLPELARRAGVNVNKLTTGFRKLFGQSVYAYVRERRMEQAQVLLAEGAYTVSEAAYACGYTDSHFTKAFLRRYGVLPSSVGPGR, encoded by the coding sequence TTGACCGCCGCCCATCCCGAACCTGATTGGACCGTATCGGCCGCCACGCCCGCCATGTCGCTGGCGGGCGGCACGCTGCGCTTCGGTCGCGACGAGCGCGTGCAGGAGCGCCTGGAGCCGGGCCTGAAGCTGGTGCTCGTGCTGGACGGGGACCTGCGCTACAGCGTGCGCGGCGCCGCGCCCACCCGCGTGAGCGGGCCCGCGCTGCACCTGAGCGTGTGCCAGGACGCCATGGGCATGGAGCATGAGTTCGGCGCGCATCAGTCCTTGCGCTTCGTGTCCTTGCGCACGAGCCTGGACCATCTGCGCGAGGCCTTTTCCGTGGATCCGGCCCACTTGGCGGGCCTGCTGTGCGCGCCGCGGGCCGTAGGCGCGTACGCCGAGGCCAATATGCGGGCGGACCGCAAGCTGGAGGCCCTGGGCCACCAGATGCTGGCCTGCCCGGTGCAGGGTGCGCTCAAGCGCATGTACCTCTCGGCCAAGGCGCTGGAACTGGCCGCGCTGGCCCTGGGCGCGCTGCAGCCGGCGGAGCAGGTCGCGCCCATTCGCGGCCTGACGCGCGCCGACGTGGAACGCCTGCAATACGCGCGCGACCTGGTGGCGGCGAACCTGCAGGATCCGCCGTCCCTGCCCGAACTGGCGCGGCGCGCGGGCGTGAACGTCAACAAGCTCACCACCGGCTTTCGCAAGCTGTTTGGCCAGAGCGTCTACGCCTACGTGCGTGAACGACGCATGGAGCAAGCCCAGGTCCTGCTGGCCGAAGGCGCCTATACCGTATCCGAGGCGGCCTACGCCTGCGGCTATACCGATTCGCACTTCACCAAGGCGTTCCTGCGCCGCTACGGCGTGCTGCCCAGCAGCGTCGGGCCGGGCCGCTGA
- a CDS encoding GNAT family N-acetyltransferase: MIPHLTDYPQDLPELGFDGLLLRPLREADADDWHAYLRDEAVTRHTSWQLDGPDTLVRLIRGYGQPAASHSLRLAIVTGGGALAGTIGLNEIAASARRAEIAYDVAPSYWRRGIATRACVTLTEWALRELGFARIQATVLDTNVASAGVLERCGFQREGLLRRYRLVRGEPRDFWMYARVNAAQG, encoded by the coding sequence ATGATTCCGCACCTCACTGACTACCCGCAGGACCTGCCCGAACTGGGATTTGATGGCTTGCTGCTGCGCCCATTGCGGGAAGCGGACGCCGACGATTGGCATGCGTATCTGCGCGACGAGGCGGTCACGCGCCATACCAGCTGGCAGTTGGACGGGCCGGATACGCTGGTCCGCCTGATCCGCGGTTATGGTCAGCCGGCGGCATCGCACAGCCTGCGCCTGGCCATCGTCACGGGGGGCGGCGCTTTGGCAGGCACCATAGGCTTGAATGAGATCGCTGCGTCCGCGCGGCGCGCGGAAATCGCCTATGACGTCGCGCCGTCTTATTGGCGGCGCGGCATCGCCACGCGCGCCTGCGTGACATTGACCGAGTGGGCCTTGCGCGAGCTGGGCTTTGCGCGCATCCAGGCCACCGTGCTGGATACGAACGTGGCGTCGGCCGGCGTGCTGGAGCGCTGCGGTTTTCAACGCGAAGGGCTGCTGCGGCGCTACCGCCTGGTGCGCGGCGAACCTCGCGATTTCTGGATGTACGCGCGCGTCAACGCCGCGCAGGGCTGA
- the fmdA gene encoding formamidase: MTDTLIKVDLAQSPYENAQIHNRWHPDIPMAVWVKPGDDFVLETYDWTGGAIKNDDSADDVRDVDLSTVHFLSGPVGVEGAEPGDLLVVDLLDIGAKPDSLWGFNGFFSRNNGGGFLTEHFPHAQKSIWDFHGMFTSSRHIPGVNFAGLIHPGLIGCLPDKKLLDTWNRREQALIDTNPNRVPPLANPPAPKTAHMGAMQGAARDKAAGEGARTVPPREHGGNCDIKDLSRGARVFFPVYVKGGGLSVGDLHFSQGDGEITFCGAIEMAGWVHMRVSLIKGGMEKYAIKNPIFKPSPITPAYKDFLIFEGISVDESGKQHYLDVNVAYRQACLNAIEYLKKFGYSGAQAYSLLGCAPVQGHISGVVDIPNSCATLWLPTEIFDFDIQPSASGPVKHIQGGVDMPLSRDR; encoded by the coding sequence GATCCACAATCGCTGGCATCCGGATATTCCGATGGCCGTGTGGGTCAAGCCCGGGGATGACTTCGTGCTGGAAACCTATGACTGGACCGGCGGCGCGATCAAGAACGATGACAGCGCCGACGACGTCCGCGACGTGGACCTGTCCACGGTGCACTTTCTTTCGGGGCCGGTGGGCGTGGAAGGGGCCGAGCCCGGCGACCTCTTGGTGGTGGACCTGCTGGACATCGGCGCCAAGCCGGACAGCCTGTGGGGGTTCAATGGCTTCTTCAGCCGCAACAACGGCGGCGGCTTCCTGACCGAGCATTTTCCGCATGCGCAGAAATCCATCTGGGATTTCCATGGCATGTTCACCTCGTCGCGCCATATTCCCGGCGTCAACTTCGCCGGGCTGATCCATCCCGGGCTGATCGGCTGCCTGCCGGACAAGAAGCTGCTGGACACCTGGAACCGGCGCGAACAGGCGCTGATCGACACCAATCCCAACCGCGTGCCGCCGCTGGCCAATCCGCCCGCGCCGAAGACGGCGCACATGGGCGCCATGCAGGGCGCGGCGCGCGACAAGGCGGCGGGCGAGGGCGCGCGCACGGTGCCGCCGCGCGAGCATGGCGGCAACTGCGACATCAAGGACCTGTCGCGCGGCGCGCGGGTGTTCTTCCCGGTCTACGTGAAGGGCGGCGGCCTGTCGGTGGGCGACCTGCATTTCTCTCAGGGCGACGGCGAGATCACGTTCTGCGGCGCCATTGAAATGGCGGGTTGGGTGCACATGCGCGTGTCGCTGATCAAGGGCGGCATGGAGAAGTACGCGATCAAGAACCCGATCTTCAAGCCCAGCCCGATCACGCCGGCCTACAAGGACTTCCTGATCTTCGAAGGCATTTCGGTGGACGAGTCCGGCAAGCAGCACTACCTGGACGTCAACGTCGCGTACCGGCAAGCCTGCCTTAACGCCATCGAGTACCTGAAGAAGTTCGGCTATTCGGGCGCCCAGGCGTATTCGCTGCTGGGCTGCGCGCCGGTGCAGGGGCATATCAGCGGGGTGGTGGACATCCCCAACTCCTGCGCCACGTTGTGGCTGCCGACGGAGATCTTCGACTTCGACATCCAGCCGTCGGCGTCCGGCCCCGTCAAGCACATCCAGGGCGGCGTGGACATGCCGCTGTCGCGCGACCGCTAG
- a CDS encoding cupin domain-containing protein: MSAPDTGPVFDWLDHFVALGREGAMRDVGRLRRLAPQDEWLVGIKAVASDADVHGDVWERHPAGDEMLCVLEGRVVVTLMAEDGAQTDMLLDTRRSAIVPRGVWHRLHVACPGKILFVTPGQGSEHRRADAAAIPQPLVEGNLK; the protein is encoded by the coding sequence ATGAGTGCACCCGATACCGGACCGGTGTTCGACTGGCTGGACCACTTCGTGGCGCTGGGGCGCGAGGGCGCCATGCGCGATGTGGGCCGTTTGCGCCGGCTCGCGCCGCAGGACGAATGGCTGGTCGGCATCAAGGCCGTGGCCAGCGACGCCGACGTGCATGGCGATGTGTGGGAGCGCCACCCGGCGGGCGATGAAATGCTCTGCGTGTTGGAAGGGCGCGTGGTGGTCACACTGATGGCGGAAGACGGCGCCCAGACCGACATGCTGCTGGATACCCGGCGCAGCGCCATCGTGCCGCGCGGCGTGTGGCACCGCCTGCACGTCGCCTGTCCCGGCAAGATCCTGTTCGTGACGCCGGGGCAGGGCAGCGAACACCGCCGCGCGGATGCCGCCGCAATCCCGCAGCCCCTCGTCGAAGGAAATCTGAAGTGA
- a CDS encoding TonB-dependent siderophore receptor encodes MAVTVAPAQAQEAASLPAVTVSGEGVAQDTATLGKLPLTLREIPQSVTVIGQERMREQNLQSLDEVMQHATGITVQPYQLLTTAYYARGFKVDSFEQDGVPVLMGNMAASPQDMAVYERVEILRGANGLMHGAGNPAATVNLVRKRPQREFSFSGSLSAGSWDRYRAEADLGGPLNDSGSVRGRIVGAMEDRGYFYDVADQQSALLYAIGEVDLGPDTVLSAGLQTQRIRSTTNMAGVPRYKDGGDIGLKRSTYLDVAWDRFNWDTTRVFADLEHRFGQGWSAKISANYLTADSNLKYAGAYGAIDRQTGLGSSLMGAAYKFDNTQASVDAYVGGPVQLFGRRHELLLGGNAQRTTSEQYSADLTPYPNVPVNVFDWDPHSVPEPGVGPYTSPGETRLKQQGVYGMGRFSLADPVTLVLGGRMSWWNQSAPRARQRIDPEFTPYGGLIVDLDRQWSLYGSYAQVFQPQGELTRDGKPLDPITGTNYEAGVKGELADGALNVSLAVFQIQQKNRAQEDPAWPCVGRNCYYISGGEVRSRGVEAEASGSITPYWTVAAGYTFNTSKYLTDSESGGQPFARFTPKHIFRVWTNYALPGLERRLSVGGGLQVQSGYSTVSGPVTLRQGGYALVDLRMAYRVDKHVTAALNVNNLFDRGYYQSLSGTAWNNRYGEPRNVMLTLRAEY; translated from the coding sequence GTGGCGGTGACGGTGGCGCCAGCGCAGGCGCAGGAGGCCGCGTCGCTGCCGGCGGTGACGGTCAGCGGCGAGGGCGTGGCGCAGGACACGGCGACCCTCGGCAAGCTGCCGCTGACGCTGCGCGAGATTCCGCAGTCGGTGACGGTGATCGGGCAGGAGCGGATGCGCGAGCAGAACCTGCAAAGCCTGGACGAGGTGATGCAGCACGCCACCGGTATCACGGTGCAGCCCTATCAGCTGCTGACCACCGCGTACTACGCGCGCGGCTTCAAGGTGGATTCGTTCGAGCAGGACGGCGTGCCGGTGCTGATGGGCAACATGGCGGCATCGCCTCAGGACATGGCGGTGTACGAACGCGTGGAGATCCTGCGCGGCGCCAACGGCCTGATGCATGGCGCAGGCAATCCCGCCGCCACGGTGAACCTGGTGCGCAAGCGGCCGCAACGCGAGTTCTCGTTCAGCGGTTCCCTCAGCGCTGGAAGCTGGGACCGCTACCGCGCGGAGGCCGACCTGGGCGGTCCGTTGAACGATAGCGGCAGCGTGCGCGGCCGCATCGTCGGCGCCATGGAGGACCGCGGCTATTTCTATGACGTCGCGGATCAGCAGTCGGCCCTGCTTTACGCCATAGGCGAGGTGGACCTGGGGCCGGACACGGTGCTGTCCGCCGGCCTGCAGACCCAACGCATCCGCTCTACCACCAACATGGCCGGCGTGCCGCGCTACAAGGACGGCGGCGATATCGGCCTGAAGCGTTCGACCTACCTGGACGTGGCCTGGGACCGCTTCAACTGGGATACGACGCGCGTGTTCGCGGACCTGGAGCATCGCTTCGGCCAAGGCTGGAGCGCCAAGATCAGCGCCAATTACCTGACTGCGGACAGCAACCTGAAGTACGCAGGCGCCTATGGCGCGATAGACCGCCAGACCGGGCTGGGTTCCTCCTTGATGGGCGCGGCCTACAAGTTCGACAACACGCAGGCCAGCGTGGACGCCTATGTCGGCGGCCCGGTGCAACTGTTCGGCCGGCGCCATGAACTATTGCTGGGCGGCAATGCCCAGCGCACTACGTCCGAGCAATACAGCGCGGACCTGACGCCCTATCCGAACGTGCCGGTCAACGTCTTCGACTGGGATCCGCACAGCGTGCCCGAGCCTGGCGTGGGGCCATACACCTCGCCCGGCGAAACGCGGCTCAAGCAGCAGGGCGTTTACGGCATGGGCCGCTTTTCGCTGGCCGATCCGGTGACGTTGGTGCTGGGCGGACGCATGAGCTGGTGGAACCAGAGCGCGCCTCGCGCGCGCCAGCGCATTGATCCGGAGTTCACGCCGTATGGCGGATTGATCGTGGACCTCGACCGTCAGTGGTCGCTATATGGCAGCTATGCGCAGGTCTTCCAGCCGCAGGGCGAGCTGACGCGCGACGGCAAGCCGCTGGATCCCATTACCGGCACCAACTACGAGGCCGGCGTCAAAGGCGAGCTGGCGGACGGCGCCTTGAACGTGTCGCTGGCCGTGTTTCAGATCCAGCAGAAGAACCGCGCGCAGGAGGACCCCGCCTGGCCGTGCGTGGGCCGCAACTGCTACTACATCTCGGGCGGGGAAGTGCGCAGCCGCGGCGTCGAGGCCGAAGCCTCCGGCAGCATTACGCCCTATTGGACAGTGGCCGCGGGCTACACCTTCAACACCAGCAAGTACCTGACGGATTCGGAATCCGGCGGACAGCCGTTCGCGCGCTTCACGCCCAAGCACATCTTCCGCGTATGGACCAACTATGCCTTGCCCGGCCTGGAGCGGCGGCTGAGCGTGGGCGGCGGGCTGCAAGTGCAGTCGGGCTACTCCACGGTGTCCGGTCCCGTCACGCTGCGCCAGGGCGGCTATGCGCTGGTGGACCTGCGCATGGCGTACCGGGTGGACAAGCACGTGACCGCGGCGCTCAACGTCAACAACCTGTTCGACCGCGGCTATTACCAGAGCCTGTCGGGTACGGCCTGGAACAACCGCTACGGCGAGCCCCGCAACGTCATGCTGACCCTGCGCGCCGAATACTGA
- a CDS encoding glutathione S-transferase family protein, with the protein MLTIWGRRSSFNVQKVLWLAGELGLEYEHVLAGGPHGLLDTAEFRAMNPHGKVPLLRDGATTVWESHAILRYLAARDGAGRFWADDPAQRAGADGWMDWAQTALQPAFLTGVFWGYYRTPEAQRDTAAIERAIAATHACLRQLDRALADRPYLGGETLGLADIPAGTTLYRYFEVDIPHPSMPHLQAWYERLQARPAYREHVMVPFGELRGRLAF; encoded by the coding sequence ATGCTGACCATTTGGGGGCGTCGTAGCTCGTTCAATGTGCAGAAGGTGTTGTGGCTGGCGGGAGAGCTGGGCCTGGAGTACGAGCATGTGCTGGCCGGCGGCCCGCACGGGCTGCTGGACACGGCCGAGTTCCGCGCCATGAATCCGCACGGCAAGGTGCCGCTGCTGCGCGATGGCGCGACCACGGTCTGGGAGTCCCATGCCATCCTGCGCTATCTGGCCGCGCGCGACGGCGCCGGCCGCTTCTGGGCGGACGACCCCGCGCAGCGGGCCGGCGCCGACGGCTGGATGGACTGGGCCCAGACCGCCTTGCAGCCTGCCTTTCTGACCGGCGTGTTCTGGGGCTATTACCGCACCCCCGAGGCGCAGCGCGACACGGCGGCCATCGAGCGCGCCATCGCCGCCACGCATGCCTGCCTGCGGCAACTGGACCGCGCGCTGGCGGACCGCCCGTATCTGGGTGGCGAAACCCTGGGCCTGGCCGACATTCCCGCCGGCACCACGCTCTACCGCTACTTCGAAGTGGACATTCCGCATCCGTCCATGCCCCATCTGCAGGCCTGGTACGAGCGCCTGCAGGCCCGTCCCGCCTATCGCGAACATGTGATGGTGCCGTTCGGGGAATTGCGCGGGCGGCTGGCTTTCTAG
- a CDS encoding copper resistance protein NlpE translates to MMKTTLTCALTLALLAGCAPTRPGAGGSAPVDSHTARDSLDWAGSYEGTLPCADCPGIRTRLTLEQDGRYQRQTQYLDRQPQPEVVTGSFSWESDGSTIRLDASGDSQRYFVGENQVTMLYRDGTRPTGPLAPHYVLRRAQ, encoded by the coding sequence ATGATGAAAACCACCCTGACCTGCGCCCTGACGCTAGCCCTGCTCGCCGGCTGCGCGCCCACCCGGCCCGGCGCCGGCGGTTCCGCCCCCGTCGACAGCCACACCGCCCGCGATTCGCTGGACTGGGCCGGCAGCTACGAGGGCACCCTGCCCTGCGCCGACTGCCCGGGCATCCGCACCCGCCTGACGCTCGAACAGGACGGCCGCTACCAAAGACAGACCCAGTATTTGGACCGCCAGCCGCAACCCGAGGTCGTCACGGGTTCATTCAGCTGGGAGTCCGACGGCAGCACCATCCGTCTGGATGCGTCCGGCGACAGCCAGCGCTACTTCGTCGGCGAAAACCAGGTGACCATGCTGTACCGCGACGGCACCCGCCCGACCGGCCCGCTGGCCCCCCACTACGTGCTGCGCCGCGCGCAATAA